TCACTGATACCGGGTAGTAGGAGCGCAACGCTGCCCACAGCTCGTTCAGATCCCAATCGTGAGCCGAATCTTCCTGCGTGTGCTCAGCAATGAGTGATTCAACCAGACGATCCATGAACCAGGATACCTGATCCTGCAGGTCGGCACCCTCAAGGACCTGACGACGCTGGTCATAAATCAACTCGCGCTGGTTAGTCATCACGTCGTCATATTTGAGGACGTTCTTGCGGATCTCGGCGTTACGGCCTTCGATCTGCGATTGTGCACTGGCAATGGAGCGTGACACAGCCTTGGATTCCAGTGGCATATCTTCCGGGTATGCGTTCGAGGCCATAATGCGCTGCGCAATCGTTGAATTAAACAGGCGCATCAGGTCATCTTCCATTGACAGGTAGAAACGAGACTCGCCCGGATCTCCCTGACGGCCGGAACGACCACGCAACTGGTTGTCAATGCGTCGCGACTCATGGCGCTCAGTGCCCAGGACGTACAGGCCACCGGCCTCGCGCACCTCTTCGCGTTCAGCTTCAACTGCCGCTTCGGCTTCCTCCAGTGCTTTCGGCCACGCCTCGCGGTACTCCTCAGCGTTCTCAGTCGGATCGAGACCCTTGGCAGCAAGGTTGGACTGCGCAATGAACTCCGAGTTGCCGCCCAGCATAATGTCGGTACCACGGCCAGCCATGTTGGTGGCAACGGTGACTGCGCCCTTGCGGCCAGCCATTGCCACGACTTGAGCTTCACGCTCATGCTGTTTGGCGTTCAACACCTGGTGGGAGATGTGATGCTGACGCAGCATATTGGACAGCACTTCGGATTTCTCCACAGACGTCGTGCCCACCAGGATCGGCTGTCCAGCCTTGTGGCGTTCCTCAATATCCTCAACGATCGCGTTGAGTTTGCCTTTCAGCGTGGGGTACACAAGGTCGGAGTGATCCTTACGGATCATCGGCCGGTTCGTCGGGATCGGAATGACACCCATCTTGTAGGTATTGGAGAATTCGGCGGCTTCCGTTTCAGCCGTACCCGTCATACCGGAGCGTGACCCCTCAGGATACAAGCGGAAGTAGTTCTGCAGCGTAATGGTTGCCAGCGTCTGGTTTTCAGCCTTGATCTGGACCTTTTCCTTCGCTTCGATCGCCTGGTGCATACCTTCGTTGTAGCGGCGCCCGGGCAGCACACGTCCGGTGTGTTCATCGACAATGAGGACTTCGCCCTTACTGACGATGTAGTCCTTGTCGCGGTGGAAGAGTTCCTTAGCCTTGATGGAGTTGTTCAGGAAACCGATCAGCGGCGTGTTGGCGGCTTCGTACAGGTTCTCCACGCCCAGCTGGTCCTCGACTTTATCGATGCCGGGTTCCAGGATGCCAACCGTTTTCTTCTTCTCGTCGACTTCGTAATCCACGTCGCGTTCCAGCAGCTTCGCGATGCGCGCGAACTCGGTGTACCACCGGTTGACATCACCGGTCGCCGGCCCGGAAATAATCAGAGGCGTACGCGCCTCGTCAATCAGGATCGAGTCAACCTCGTCAACGATGACGAAGGCATGGCCGCGCTGCACCATGTCTTCAGTGCGCTGAGCCATATTGTCTCGCAGGTAGTCGAACCCGAACTCGTTGTTCGTGCCGTAGGTGATATCGGCGGCGTACTGTTTGCGTCGCTCGTCTGGGGTCTGGCCGGTGAGGATACATCCGACGCTGATGCCGAGGAAGCGGTAGACGCGTCCCATCAGCTCTGACTGATAGTGCGCCAGGTAGTCATTGACGGTGACCACGTGGACGCCTTTGCCGGTGAGGGCTCGCAAGTACGAGGGCATCGTGGCAACCAGAGTTTTACCTTCACCGGTTTTCATTTCGGCAATGTTGCCCATGTGCAGGGCAGCGCCGCCCATCACCTGGACGTGGAATGGCCGTTGACGCAGCGTCCGCCAGGCAGCTTCGCGAACTGTGGCGAACGCTTCCACCATCAGTTCATCCAGCGTCTCGCCGTCTTCGTAGCGCTTCTTGAATTCGGGGGTCTTAGCCTGTAGTTCTTCATCGGTCAGTGCCTTAAAATCCTCTTCAAGTGCATCTACGTGGTTCGCGATACGCTCGAGTCTCTTCAGCGTTCGTCCTTCTCCAGCTCGGAGGATTTTGTCAATCAGTGACACCGGTTCTCCTGACGTCTCATTCGAGGCACTTTGCCCCTACGTGCACGCACTCTAGTTAAAAGGCGCATATCACGCTTATACAGTCTACGAAAAATCTGCCACAAACGATTAATGGCATTCAACTCTTTCGCTCTCAGCCACACTCAGCACCCTGTCGTCGCGTATTCGACCGTCCTCTCACTCCCCCACAACCCCAACTGTCGATCTCGCGCCCTACCGCACAGATGCCACGCCAAACTTGTCTCTAGCCATGCAGGTCACAGGCGTATAGGCATATCCGCCCTTCGCTGCAGTCAGCTGAGATCGACAGTTGGGGCACAGAAGGCGGGCAAGAGGGGCACGCATGAAGGATGAACCCGTACAAGGCGCGGGCTCAAGAGATGAGCACGCGCGAATGGCGGCGCGAGAGCGGGTACGAGGGAGAAAGGCACAAGACGCGTCCGCGGCGGCAGCACCGATCGCTGGTACAGCTTTCACGCATACAAAGGTGTGGCCCGCTGCCAAGGCAGCGGGCCACATAAGGGGCCAGTCAGCGGTTAAGCCGACGCCAAGACCTATCAGGCCGGCGCTGTGAACTAACAGGTCAGCACGATGAACTGACAGCACTATGAACAACAGGCCAGCGCGATGGCTATCAGGTCAGCGCTTACACCGATGCTTTGACCTATTTCGCCTAGTCGTCTCGCGATTCGCCTTCTCCGATTCGAGTATTCAGGCGGATCACACCGTAGGTCCAGCCGTGACGGTGATACACCACGCACGGTTGGTGTGTTTCCTTGTCGACGAAGAGGAAGAATGGGTGACCAACCAGTTCCATCTGGTCGAGCGCCTCATCCACACTCATCGGCTCAGCTTCATGGACTTTTTGCCTGACAATGACGGGAGAATCACCCAGCTGTTCTTCACGGGCCTCACCCGGCTTGAGGTCGTACGCGCTCTTCAGTTCGGCACGAGGCGCGGCGGCTGGCTTTGCCTCGGGTTCAAGTTCGGATTCAAGGGTGCGCGGATCGAACTCCTCATGCGGGTGTGGCTGATAATGGCGCCGATGATCTTTCGCGCGGTCGCGCGCACGACGCAGCCTTTCAAAGAGCTTTCCCGCTGCGATATCAACTGCCGCATAGCGGTCCGCTGAGGTTGCTTCGGCACGGATGACGGGGCCTTTCCCGTAGACCGTCAGCTCGATACGCTCAGCGGTGTCGGCTTGCCGCGGGTTCCTTTCGTGGGTCAATTCCACGTCCACGCGCTGTGCCCGCGGATAGAACTGCGTTGTCTTCGACACCTTCTCTTCAACGTACTCACGGAAATTCGGATGGATTTCGGCATTACGTCCGACAATTGTGATGTCCATGTCTCCTCCAGAGATTCAGTGGGCCCGG
The sequence above is a segment of the Schaalia radingae genome. Coding sequences within it:
- the hpf gene encoding ribosome hibernation-promoting factor, HPF/YfiA family; this translates as MDITIVGRNAEIHPNFREYVEEKVSKTTQFYPRAQRVDVELTHERNPRQADTAERIELTVYGKGPVIRAEATSADRYAAVDIAAGKLFERLRRARDRAKDHRRHYQPHPHEEFDPRTLESELEPEAKPAAAPRAELKSAYDLKPGEAREEQLGDSPVIVRQKVHEAEPMSVDEALDQMELVGHPFFLFVDKETHQPCVVYHRHGWTYGVIRLNTRIGEGESRDD
- the secA gene encoding preprotein translocase subunit SecA, producing MSLIDKILRAGEGRTLKRLERIANHVDALEEDFKALTDEELQAKTPEFKKRYEDGETLDELMVEAFATVREAAWRTLRQRPFHVQVMGGAALHMGNIAEMKTGEGKTLVATMPSYLRALTGKGVHVVTVNDYLAHYQSELMGRVYRFLGISVGCILTGQTPDERRKQYAADITYGTNNEFGFDYLRDNMAQRTEDMVQRGHAFVIVDEVDSILIDEARTPLIISGPATGDVNRWYTEFARIAKLLERDVDYEVDEKKKTVGILEPGIDKVEDQLGVENLYEAANTPLIGFLNNSIKAKELFHRDKDYIVSKGEVLIVDEHTGRVLPGRRYNEGMHQAIEAKEKVQIKAENQTLATITLQNYFRLYPEGSRSGMTGTAETEAAEFSNTYKMGVIPIPTNRPMIRKDHSDLVYPTLKGKLNAIVEDIEERHKAGQPILVGTTSVEKSEVLSNMLRQHHISHQVLNAKQHEREAQVVAMAGRKGAVTVATNMAGRGTDIMLGGNSEFIAQSNLAAKGLDPTENAEEYREAWPKALEEAEAAVEAEREEVREAGGLYVLGTERHESRRIDNQLRGRSGRQGDPGESRFYLSMEDDLMRLFNSTIAQRIMASNAYPEDMPLESKAVSRSIASAQSQIEGRNAEIRKNVLKYDDVMTNQRELIYDQRRQVLEGADLQDQVSWFMDRLVESLIAEHTQEDSAHDWDLNELWAALRSYYPVSVSAKEVAEAHGGQDSLVRDDLNFEIRGDIHTVYELGEEQLNQNPLAIQQLGEDPMRDLERRVVLATVDRLWREHLYEMDYLKEGIGLRAMGQRDPLVEYKAEGAQMFQAMMERIREESVQQIFGYLHQFELAWQRLREQGVLSPAGEQDDEAAEEDTTGALETASALWDSEDDAKEGNSDEASEAEREQQRRIRQMQQEAEQKAAASSAALARATSVMGDVGQQKQAARLKYSSSNTAGEASPAGGRAAGRGRSGNAASSGGGNRAQRRAAAKRRKNR